In one Kamptonema formosum PCC 6407 genomic region, the following are encoded:
- a CDS encoding tyrosine-type recombinase/integrase, protein MLQQGNTIDNETLLDLWLHGRSKNTAGSYRLHTSRLLSFVDNKPLSSVTLADIQAWELTLSNLSSGSQRTAIFAIKSLLSFGHKLGVLPVNVGLLVRSRGVKDTLSERILSEAEVQAMIASETDPRNRVMLRLLYSGGLRVSELCGLKWKDLKERPGAGGQVTIFGKGNKTRVVLLPPGIWGGLIQLGPGQPDDPVFHSYLGGGHLHRSHLWRIVKAAAIRAGISDKVSPHWLRHAHASHSLDRGAPIHLVQQTLGHSSLATITRYLHAKPTDSSALYLPD, encoded by the coding sequence ATGTTGCAACAAGGGAACACGATTGACAATGAGACTTTGTTAGATTTGTGGCTTCACGGCCGCAGCAAAAATACTGCGGGCAGTTACCGACTTCACACCTCTCGGCTTCTAAGTTTTGTGGATAATAAGCCTTTGAGTTCTGTGACTCTGGCAGACATTCAGGCGTGGGAATTGACGCTGAGCAATCTGTCTTCAGGCAGCCAGCGGACGGCGATTTTTGCTATTAAGTCCCTGCTGTCTTTTGGGCACAAGCTGGGAGTGCTGCCTGTTAATGTTGGGCTGCTGGTGCGATCGCGCGGTGTCAAGGACACTTTGAGTGAGCGTATTCTGTCTGAGGCGGAAGTTCAAGCGATGATTGCTTCGGAGACGGACCCGCGCAATCGGGTGATGCTGCGGCTGCTGTATTCGGGCGGCTTGCGGGTTAGCGAACTGTGCGGCTTGAAGTGGAAGGATTTGAAAGAGCGCCCTGGCGCTGGCGGGCAGGTGACGATCTTCGGGAAGGGTAATAAAACTCGCGTGGTGCTGTTGCCACCGGGAATTTGGGGGGGACTGATTCAGCTTGGGCCGGGCCAACCTGACGATCCAGTTTTTCATTCTTATCTTGGAGGGGGACATCTTCATCGCAGTCACCTCTGGCGAATTGTGAAGGCGGCGGCAATAAGAGCTGGCATTTCTGACAAGGTTTCGCCCCACTGGTTGCGCCACGCCCATGCGTCTCACAGTTTGGATAGGGGAGCGCCTATACATCTGGTTCAGCAAACTTTGGGGCATTCTAGTTTGGCGACGATTACTCGGTATCTCCACGCTAAGCCAACGGATAGTTCGGCTCTGTACCTGCCTGATTAG
- a CDS encoding site-specific DNA-methyltransferase — translation MATGIPGTSGKKKALNGSNGMSFRLEYEGKSSIEDIRATKPALLQRAVKVPGSPTNKLIYGDNLRVLRALLDDANIAGKVSLVYIDPPYATGANFASRNLDHAYNDFREGAEYLEYIRCRLILMRELLADDGSIYVHLDENMAFPVKILMDEIFGIKNFRNWITRKKCNPKNYTRRQYGNVSDYILFYSKTEQYIWNQPFESWTEVTANKEYEYVEKETGRRYKKVPIHAPGIRNGATGQKWRGMMPPPGKHWQYTPATLDLMDARGEIYWSSTGNPRRKVYLDNSKGIPIQDIWLDFKDAHNQNIKITGYPTEKNPELLKRMIIASSNPGDLVLDAFAGSGTTAAVAEDLGRQWIAIDNAKLALETMVWRLAKGTEPMGDFLKGNDDQPKQISLFDENRVLKSGLDIYIESALDLESIPDLLLEKWRNLLNSPTIPWLIESRASSGYTP, via the coding sequence ATGGCAACAGGAATTCCAGGGACTAGCGGCAAAAAGAAAGCTTTAAACGGCAGTAATGGAATGTCATTCAGACTAGAGTACGAAGGCAAATCTTCAATAGAAGACATCAGAGCTACAAAACCAGCCTTGCTACAGCGTGCTGTCAAAGTACCAGGCTCGCCGACAAATAAACTCATCTACGGAGATAATTTGCGAGTTCTCCGCGCCCTACTAGATGATGCCAATATTGCGGGGAAAGTAAGCCTTGTGTATATAGACCCCCCTTATGCAACCGGGGCAAATTTTGCATCTCGCAACTTGGATCATGCTTACAATGATTTCCGAGAAGGAGCAGAATATTTAGAGTATATCCGCTGCCGTCTAATCTTAATGCGCGAGCTTTTGGCAGACGATGGGTCTATCTACGTGCATTTAGATGAAAACATGGCTTTCCCTGTGAAAATTCTCATGGATGAAATTTTTGGCATTAAAAACTTCCGCAACTGGATTACTCGCAAAAAATGCAATCCCAAAAACTACACGCGCCGCCAATACGGTAATGTTTCAGACTATATTCTATTCTACAGCAAAACCGAGCAATATATTTGGAATCAACCTTTTGAATCTTGGACTGAAGTGACGGCAAATAAAGAGTATGAATATGTAGAAAAAGAAACAGGAAGGCGTTATAAGAAAGTTCCCATTCATGCACCAGGAATTAGAAACGGAGCCACAGGTCAAAAATGGAGAGGGATGATGCCACCCCCAGGTAAACATTGGCAATATACTCCTGCAACTCTCGATCTGATGGATGCGCGAGGCGAAATTTACTGGTCATCTACAGGAAATCCGCGCCGAAAGGTTTACTTAGATAACAGCAAAGGAATTCCCATACAGGATATCTGGCTTGACTTCAAAGATGCCCATAATCAGAACATTAAAATTACGGGTTATCCAACTGAAAAAAATCCTGAATTGCTAAAACGCATGATTATTGCCTCTTCTAACCCTGGTGACTTAGTGTTAGATGCTTTTGCGGGAAGCGGCACCACAGCAGCAGTTGCAGAGGATTTAGGCAGACAGTGGATTGCGATTGATAACGCTAAGCTTGCACTAGAAACAATGGTGTGGAGACTAGCAAAAGGCACAGAACCAATGGGTGATTTTTTAAAAGGCAATGATGACCAGCCTAAGCAAATATCTTTATTTGATGAAAACCGAGTGTTAAAAAGCGGACTTGATATTTATATTGAATCAGCACTGGATTTAGAGAGCATCCCCGATCTTCTTTTAGAAAAGTGGCGCAACTTGCTCAACTCTCCAACCATTCCCTGGTTAATCGAGAGTCGAGCATCTTCAGGGTACACACCATAA
- a CDS encoding PIN-like domain-containing protein yields the protein MTKSETPVFFIDRALGKRSVADALRQAAVQVEIHDDHFLPDALDTEWLPFVSSWGWLILTKDDRIGRNILEQIAIANSGAKVFVLATGNLTGEEMAAIFVEARAKMERFAQGNQSPFIAKVDKRGSVRIWKNLDVAVETDAADR from the coding sequence GTGACTAAATCAGAGACTCCTGTCTTTTTTATTGATCGTGCTTTGGGTAAAAGGTCTGTGGCGGATGCTCTACGGCAAGCAGCCGTGCAGGTGGAAATTCACGACGATCATTTTTTGCCAGATGCCCTGGATACGGAATGGTTGCCATTCGTGAGCAGTTGGGGATGGTTGATTTTAACGAAGGACGATCGAATTGGGCGTAATATTTTAGAGCAAATAGCGATCGCTAATTCGGGCGCGAAAGTATTTGTGTTAGCGACAGGGAATTTGACAGGTGAAGAAATGGCGGCTATTTTTGTGGAAGCGCGGGCTAAAATGGAACGTTTCGCTCAAGGCAACCAATCCCCATTTATTGCTAAGGTTGACAAACGGGGATCTGTAAGAATTTGGAAAAATCTTGACGTTGCTGTTGAAACTGATGCAGCAGATCGTTGA
- a CDS encoding DUF433 domain-containing protein → MVFVPNGLDSRNLPAYSIADAARYLTIPLPTLRSWLHGRYYPTTECKRYFQPLIERPNPQFPQLSFTNLVEAHVLRVIRQEHKIRLDKIRLTLDYLASEFGVPHPLAQLRFQTDGVDLFVEYLGSLIAVSRDGQLVMRAALQHLLRRVEWDEKGIAARLFPITRLNAVEAPKVLAIDPLIAFGRPVLVGIGIPTAILGERYKAGDSIDTLALDYRCSHLQIEEAIRCEMALSVAA, encoded by the coding sequence ATGGTGTTTGTGCCGAACGGGTTAGATTCTCGCAATCTACCTGCCTACTCAATAGCAGATGCCGCCCGTTATCTAACGATTCCACTCCCAACGCTGCGGTCTTGGTTACATGGGCGTTATTACCCAACCACAGAGTGTAAGCGATATTTTCAGCCATTAATTGAGCGCCCAAATCCTCAATTTCCTCAACTCTCATTTACGAATTTAGTTGAGGCCCACGTTTTGAGAGTGATTCGTCAAGAGCATAAAATTCGCTTGGATAAAATTCGGCTCACCCTCGATTACCTGGCAAGTGAGTTTGGTGTTCCTCATCCCTTAGCACAACTTCGGTTTCAAACGGATGGCGTGGATCTGTTTGTAGAATATCTAGGCAGTTTAATCGCGGTTTCTAGGGACGGACAATTGGTGATGCGGGCAGCGTTGCAGCATCTTTTAAGGCGGGTTGAGTGGGACGAAAAAGGCATTGCAGCCCGCCTATTTCCGATTACTCGTTTGAATGCGGTAGAGGCTCCGAAAGTGTTAGCAATTGACCCTTTAATCGCGTTTGGTCGTCCAGTTTTAGTTGGTATTGGCATTCCTACAGCTATCTTAGGAGAGCGATATAAGGCAGGAGATTCGATTGACACTCTGGCTCTTGATTATAGATGTTCGCACCTCCAGATTGAGGAAGCGATTCGCTGTGAAATGGCGCTTTCTGTGGCAGCGTGA
- a CDS encoding ribbon-helix-helix domain-containing protein, whose amino-acid sequence MPKKKPSLSDLTLSKGTTVVQAASSATEAEPKRRGQTLRLDEGAWKQLKHLATDLGKPSHELLIEAVNDLFKKYGKPPIA is encoded by the coding sequence ATGCCCAAGAAGAAACCAAGTTTGTCCGATTTGACACTCTCCAAGGGAACAACCGTAGTACAAGCAGCATCCTCCGCCACAGAAGCTGAACCCAAACGCAGGGGGCAGACATTACGGTTAGATGAAGGGGCGTGGAAGCAACTCAAGCACCTGGCAACTGACTTGGGGAAGCCTTCTCACGAATTACTCATAGAAGCCGTCAACGATTTGTTTAAAAAATATGGCAAACCGCCGATCGCTTAA
- a CDS encoding ParA family protein, with product MFVVSLLSRKGGSGKTTLAVHWAVVAVKCGLSVVLADMDSQKSSASWFNKREAETPLLIQPQPSNISDQIQACRDGGIDLVLIDTPPDIDTNAVYAARVSDLVVIPVRPSVLDLEAIAGTVELVRGIGKSAVFVLNQTPPRSGVTEEAKTALAAYSLPICPVAIASRIAYSRALIDGRVANEIEPRGKAAIEIKQSWNWIAKLLKAGSK from the coding sequence ATGTTCGTAGTTAGCCTTTTGTCGAGAAAAGGAGGGTCGGGAAAGACAACCCTTGCCGTCCACTGGGCAGTCGTTGCCGTAAAGTGCGGTTTGAGTGTCGTATTGGCAGACATGGATTCCCAGAAGTCCTCAGCATCTTGGTTTAACAAGCGAGAAGCTGAAACCCCCTTACTGATACAGCCCCAACCGTCCAACATATCTGACCAGATTCAGGCTTGCCGAGACGGTGGAATTGACTTGGTGCTTATAGACACTCCCCCTGACATTGACACAAATGCCGTGTACGCAGCGCGAGTCTCAGACTTGGTGGTGATTCCGGTACGGCCTTCTGTACTGGACTTAGAAGCGATCGCAGGCACAGTCGAATTGGTACGAGGCATAGGCAAGTCTGCTGTGTTCGTCCTCAATCAAACACCACCTCGGTCAGGTGTTACTGAGGAAGCTAAAACCGCCCTAGCTGCCTACAGTTTACCCATTTGTCCAGTGGCAATAGCCTCTCGCATTGCCTACTCACGGGCTTTGATTGACGGTAGGGTAGCGAATGAGATTGAGCCAAGGGGAAAAGCCGCGATTGAGATTAAACAAAGTTGGAACTGGATTGCGAAACTGTTGAAAGCAGGGAGTAAGTAA
- a CDS encoding ISL3 family transposase, protein MNITFAEIIPSLLPSPEILQLNSWELDKTATQIAVNVTSVQNPVRCPVCLAVSHRIHSQYRRKLSDLSWANFRVTLQLNVRKFFCINPRCQRRIFAERITDIAATWARKTQRLTQNLTAIGLSLAGNAGVRLSQYLGFKVSRNTLLNLVRRIPLAPIQTPLILGVDDFAFRKRHTYGSILVDLELEKSQPIAILKDREAETLAAWLKEHPGVEIVSRDRSRTYEKGVLQGAPNAIQVADRFHILQNLAEALAQVFGSQLKTLKEVEKLHTGFPASDANQTEIVPLPPASNQTKKEVSKAIQRRERRVIIHQQVWELRRQGLSGKAIAKKLGIGCTTVFRYLRHSTFQERNGRSDRGRSKLDPYKDYLLEQWNQKCYDTKKLFEDIQKQGYSGSYDTVARYTRRLREATGVQLRERIIHKRLPQVVEPLRCALTPRKVAGLVMQKFTQLDASDQQLIILLKSHSELGEVIEIAQDFTTLVRQRNPKQLDGWLERAINSNISPIQRFAVRLREDYDSVKAGVTLSVSNGPVEGHINRLKMLKRQMYGRASIDLLSRRFLIKM, encoded by the coding sequence ATGAACATTACATTTGCAGAAATTATTCCCAGTTTACTACCCAGCCCCGAAATCTTACAATTAAATAGCTGGGAGTTGGACAAAACAGCAACTCAGATCGCAGTCAATGTCACTTCTGTCCAAAATCCAGTCAGATGTCCGGTTTGTTTAGCAGTAAGTCATCGCATTCACAGCCAATACAGACGAAAATTAAGTGATTTATCTTGGGCGAATTTCCGAGTCACTTTACAGTTAAATGTCCGAAAGTTTTTCTGTATCAATCCCCGATGTCAGCGCCGCATATTTGCGGAAAGAATTACAGATATAGCAGCAACCTGGGCAAGAAAAACGCAACGATTAACTCAAAATTTAACAGCTATTGGTTTATCATTAGCTGGGAATGCCGGAGTTAGATTAAGCCAATATTTGGGCTTCAAAGTAAGTCGCAATACTCTATTAAACTTAGTGCGTAGAATTCCCCTAGCACCAATTCAAACCCCTCTAATTCTGGGAGTTGATGACTTTGCTTTTCGTAAACGCCACACCTATGGCTCTATATTAGTTGACCTTGAACTTGAAAAAAGTCAACCCATAGCCATTCTCAAAGATCGTGAAGCCGAAACCCTAGCCGCTTGGTTAAAAGAACATCCCGGTGTAGAAATAGTCTCACGCGATCGCTCCCGAACTTATGAAAAAGGTGTTCTGCAAGGAGCCCCCAATGCCATTCAAGTTGCTGACCGTTTTCATATTTTACAAAACCTCGCAGAAGCGCTCGCGCAAGTATTTGGCAGCCAACTAAAAACCCTTAAAGAGGTGGAAAAACTACACACTGGTTTCCCAGCTAGCGATGCTAATCAAACTGAAATCGTCCCTTTACCTCCGGCATCAAATCAGACCAAAAAAGAAGTATCAAAAGCGATTCAACGTCGAGAAAGAAGAGTTATTATTCATCAACAAGTGTGGGAGTTACGCCGTCAAGGTTTATCAGGAAAAGCAATTGCCAAAAAATTAGGTATTGGTTGCACTACCGTGTTCCGGTACTTACGGCATTCAACATTTCAAGAACGCAACGGTCGTAGTGACCGAGGACGTAGCAAGTTAGATCCCTATAAAGATTATCTCCTTGAACAATGGAATCAAAAGTGTTATGATACAAAAAAACTATTTGAAGACATTCAAAAACAAGGTTATTCAGGTAGTTATGATACCGTTGCTCGTTACACTCGTCGTCTGCGTGAAGCGACAGGAGTTCAGCTTAGAGAACGTATTATCCATAAACGTTTACCTCAAGTTGTTGAACCTTTAAGATGTGCTTTAACCCCTCGGAAAGTAGCGGGGTTAGTGATGCAAAAATTCACACAGCTAGATGCCAGCGACCAACAACTTATTATCTTATTAAAAAGCCACTCAGAGTTAGGTGAAGTTATTGAAATCGCACAAGATTTTACAACTCTTGTGCGTCAACGCAACCCGAAACAACTGGATGGCTGGTTAGAGCGTGCTATTAATAGCAATATTTCTCCCATTCAACGTTTTGCAGTGCGGTTACGTGAGGATTATGATTCTGTTAAGGCGGGTGTGACTTTATCTGTAAGTAATGGCCCGGTTGAAGGACATATTAATCGATTAAAAATGCTGAAGCGACAAATGTATGGTCGTGCTAGTATTGATTTATTAAGTCGCCGATTTTTAATCAAGATGTAA
- a CDS encoding type II toxin-antitoxin system TacA family antitoxin, whose amino-acid sequence MARLEARISPEIKSLLQKAADLEGLTLTDFAISSLQKAAIATIQKHQTLKLSLEDSEAFVDALLNPPLPNQALLAAAVRYQQTMKA is encoded by the coding sequence ATGGCACGGCTAGAAGCCCGCATCAGCCCGGAAATCAAATCTTTGTTGCAAAAAGCGGCTGATTTGGAAGGGCTCACCCTGACTGACTTTGCGATCTCCAGCTTGCAAAAGGCAGCAATTGCCACAATCCAAAAACACCAAACCCTCAAACTCAGCCTAGAAGACAGTGAAGCCTTTGTCGATGCCTTGCTCAATCCCCCCTTACCCAATCAAGCACTCTTGGCGGCGGCGGTAAGGTATCAGCAAACTATGAAAGCTTAA
- a CDS encoding ISL3 family transposase, protein MTKLLNLPKVLVENSQQTEDTLIIFVKSDKKTALCPRCGQKSHRLHQNQRHLVKDLPIGNREVVLSVNRRRFKCKNCQKPFSEILDFVPEKKSFTYRYAEAITQQVIHSDLKNVAHNNGLTAEEVESMVMFVAQSILPVDVQDLRKLGMDEISLVKGQGKFIVVLVDLESHKLIGLVSERKQSKIEKVMLSWGEKVLSQIEEVSMDMTGNYKSLVKKICPNAEVTVDRFHVTKLIHEELNQARISQKQTAGSLNIKERAKLFDGLKGSKYTLLKAEKQLSTKQKEKLKQVKKASPLLGIMHLLKEEFHLLFENNHNVGSGTLELIDWLEKAEPYYKKSVKTIKRWLPEIVGYFELITTNGIVEGINNKLKLLKRCGFGFKNFQNFQVRALLFWHSPNILAQ, encoded by the coding sequence ATGACGAAATTGCTAAATTTACCAAAAGTTTTAGTAGAAAATAGTCAACAAACAGAAGATACATTAATTATATTCGTGAAATCGGATAAGAAAACAGCACTTTGTCCTCGTTGTGGTCAAAAAAGTCATCGTCTTCATCAAAATCAACGACATTTAGTAAAAGATTTACCAATAGGTAATAGAGAAGTAGTTTTATCTGTGAATCGACGCAGATTTAAGTGTAAAAATTGTCAAAAACCTTTTAGTGAGATTTTAGATTTTGTGCCAGAGAAGAAAAGTTTTACTTATAGATATGCAGAAGCTATTACCCAACAAGTTATTCATAGTGATCTGAAGAATGTCGCTCATAACAACGGATTAACAGCAGAGGAAGTTGAGTCAATGGTCATGTTTGTTGCTCAATCAATTTTGCCTGTTGATGTGCAAGATTTGCGAAAGTTAGGGATGGATGAAATTAGTTTGGTCAAAGGTCAAGGAAAGTTTATTGTAGTTTTAGTAGACTTAGAAAGTCATAAATTAATTGGGTTAGTTTCAGAGCGAAAACAGTCTAAGATTGAAAAAGTGATGTTAAGTTGGGGAGAAAAAGTATTATCTCAGATAGAAGAAGTAAGTATGGATATGACGGGAAACTATAAATCATTAGTAAAGAAAATTTGTCCAAATGCTGAGGTGACAGTAGACAGATTTCATGTCACAAAATTGATTCATGAGGAGTTGAATCAGGCTAGAATTTCTCAAAAACAAACGGCCGGTTCTTTAAATATCAAAGAAAGAGCTAAATTATTTGATGGTTTAAAAGGAAGTAAATATACATTGTTGAAAGCAGAAAAGCAGTTATCTACTAAACAAAAAGAAAAATTAAAGCAAGTTAAAAAAGCTTCACCATTACTAGGAATTATGCACTTGTTAAAAGAAGAGTTTCACCTCTTATTTGAGAACAATCATAATGTGGGATCGGGGACTTTAGAACTAATTGATTGGTTAGAAAAAGCCGAACCATACTACAAAAAAAGTGTAAAAACAATTAAGCGGTGGCTTCCTGAGATAGTTGGTTATTTTGAGCTCATAACAACCAACGGAATAGTGGAAGGAATCAACAACAAGTTAAAGTTATTAAAACGCTGTGGATTTGGGTTTAAAAATTTTCAAAACTTTCAAGTTAGAGCTTTACTTTTTTGGCATTCACCTAATATTTTAGCACAGTAA
- a CDS encoding FAD-binding protein — protein MTEPSKTEANQFNGRVIPSNWDFQNTITDVSGSHQVWYPASQDDVATAIKLSKNQKTFVRSGKQVVGQDEVDGSNGVVINLSELVNVTINGNKVAVEAGATAEDIAKHLIDRSLALPLSDDPLKSIASNVMNESVSYLTRSLGSLTGYISEIKAVKPDGTPITVPISTDQPYAGESWLALRQESRAIITQVTFEAVPAQSLWMQRFSFPYTGYDEFLRLAQGLFLESDVPENCDLVLDLYSGSYLMPIVSITALGVAEEGKSELERLIAAVVSNLPSVAAVIFELPSGHAREILAGSHVLEAIADMGQGAGLDPTIYSERLHRIEAADLNRANFIVEYVNYIHSGVSYRENGEGKLHPDLQISARLQINRENALEVTGYAYTPRLIESTTNTIFAASARIGTPLHEGVPLTLPTRPERIPGFKGDVFQPNDLGYHCRAKVYATTSYPAKNLTPLMVAYPRDAEDIAAAIAFARSKNLHIVARSGGHQYSGKSSGGSKTIVLSMDAFNHLSVSGNIVEVGPAVKLTTLADRFKQEKITIPHGECPMVAIGGHAQTGGYGHLVRNFGLALDYVEAFDIVLADGNLRTVTHPVNGSSPSSDEEKLDREIFWGVLGGNAGSFGIVTSYTFKYIKASDRPNSYGYTALGMYRKSRFQKMMKLVQAWSKDIEAGTLTADFDFMMTVKSTDKIQFFPVLLVEAVYGDIPVVNKDVIEDERLKSIDEAVLFEQSFWEKELLRREYGKRSLPDLSDSFVRRHPATTLDGREFKYPYKKRINCTTNALTDDFIQNFVDMVDKVVMKTEGVKLVFQMLMGGGAYQNTERRQATSISHRNYVFCFVFDLFYRQGFEKAAEELQKQMQNVVDEHFSGNQELRVFWGSFGDTDITKDDIRKMYYDSKEQYARLQQLKQRVDPNDIFHTTLTVQLPG, from the coding sequence ATGACGGAGCCTTCAAAGACAGAAGCCAACCAGTTTAATGGAAGAGTCATTCCATCCAACTGGGATTTCCAAAACACCATCACCGACGTTTCAGGTTCCCATCAAGTCTGGTATCCAGCGTCCCAAGATGATGTTGCCACTGCGATTAAGCTTTCTAAGAACCAAAAAACATTTGTTCGAAGTGGCAAACAGGTGGTAGGACAAGATGAAGTGGATGGGTCAAACGGAGTTGTTATCAATCTCAGCGAATTAGTAAACGTCACCATCAATGGGAACAAGGTGGCAGTAGAGGCGGGAGCGACAGCCGAAGATATAGCAAAGCACCTCATCGATCGCAGCTTGGCACTACCGCTTTCCGACGATCCGCTAAAGAGCATTGCCTCAAATGTAATGAATGAGAGCGTCTCATACCTAACACGTAGTCTAGGGTCGCTTACAGGCTATATTTCGGAAATCAAAGCAGTGAAGCCAGATGGAACACCGATCACAGTTCCAATCAGCACAGATCAACCCTACGCAGGAGAATCATGGTTGGCTCTGCGCCAAGAGTCTAGAGCTATCATCACTCAAGTCACATTTGAGGCAGTGCCAGCTCAGAGCCTTTGGATGCAGCGATTCTCCTTCCCTTATACTGGTTATGACGAGTTTCTTCGCCTCGCCCAAGGCTTATTTCTAGAGTCAGATGTACCAGAGAATTGCGACCTGGTGTTGGATCTTTATAGTGGCTCATACCTAATGCCGATCGTGAGTATCACTGCTCTCGGAGTTGCAGAAGAGGGAAAATCAGAGCTAGAGAGACTTATCGCCGCAGTTGTCTCCAACCTTCCTTCTGTCGCCGCAGTTATCTTCGAGCTTCCTTCTGGCCACGCACGTGAAATATTGGCTGGGTCTCACGTCCTCGAAGCTATTGCAGACATGGGTCAAGGAGCAGGTCTAGATCCGACCATTTATTCTGAGAGGCTCCACAGAATCGAAGCTGCTGATCTGAATCGGGCGAACTTTATCGTCGAGTACGTTAACTATATCCACAGCGGAGTATCCTATCGTGAGAACGGAGAGGGCAAACTCCACCCAGACCTCCAGATATCCGCTCGTCTGCAAATAAACCGAGAGAATGCTCTTGAGGTCACTGGTTATGCCTACACTCCAAGACTGATAGAGTCCACAACAAATACTATCTTCGCAGCATCTGCTCGTATAGGCACACCACTTCACGAAGGTGTTCCTCTAACGTTACCTACACGTCCAGAACGAATACCAGGTTTTAAAGGTGACGTCTTCCAACCAAATGATCTGGGCTACCACTGTCGGGCCAAGGTCTACGCAACTACATCATACCCAGCGAAAAATTTGACACCCTTAATGGTGGCTTACCCACGGGACGCAGAGGACATTGCGGCAGCCATCGCGTTTGCCAGATCGAAAAACTTGCATATTGTGGCTAGAAGCGGCGGGCATCAATACTCTGGAAAGTCTTCGGGAGGCAGCAAAACGATTGTGCTTAGTATGGATGCGTTTAACCACCTAAGCGTCTCTGGGAATATCGTTGAGGTCGGCCCAGCTGTTAAACTGACGACGCTCGCAGATCGTTTCAAGCAAGAGAAGATCACAATCCCCCACGGTGAGTGCCCGATGGTGGCCATCGGCGGTCATGCTCAAACTGGAGGGTATGGTCATCTTGTCCGTAACTTTGGCTTAGCCCTTGACTACGTTGAGGCATTCGACATTGTATTGGCAGATGGAAATCTTCGTACGGTTACTCATCCAGTAAACGGTTCTTCACCCTCTTCGGATGAAGAGAAGCTTGACCGAGAGATATTCTGGGGTGTGTTAGGTGGAAATGCTGGTTCGTTTGGCATCGTGACCAGCTACACGTTCAAATATATTAAGGCTAGCGATCGCCCAAATTCCTACGGATATACTGCACTCGGGATGTATAGAAAGAGTCGCTTTCAGAAAATGATGAAGCTGGTTCAGGCATGGTCGAAAGACATCGAAGCTGGGACACTAACAGCAGATTTTGATTTTATGATGACCGTAAAATCAACAGACAAAATCCAATTCTTCCCAGTACTGTTGGTTGAAGCAGTATACGGAGATATACCTGTCGTAAACAAAGATGTTATCGAAGATGAGAGGTTGAAATCAATCGATGAGGCGGTTTTATTTGAGCAAAGTTTTTGGGAGAAGGAGCTCCTACGCCGCGAATACGGTAAGAGATCGCTGCCGGATTTGTCAGATTCGTTCGTGCGTCGCCATCCAGCTACAACCCTTGATGGACGTGAATTCAAATATCCATACAAAAAGCGTATCAACTGCACCACAAACGCGTTGACCGACGATTTTATTCAGAACTTTGTAGACATGGTCGATAAGGTGGTTATGAAAACGGAAGGCGTAAAGCTCGTCTTTCAAATGTTGATGGGCGGTGGTGCTTATCAGAATACGGAGCGTAGGCAGGCAACATCAATCTCTCATAGAAACTACGTTTTCTGCTTTGTATTCGATCTCTTCTACCGGCAGGGCTTCGAGAAAGCTGCCGAAGAATTACAGAAACAGATGCAGAATGTGGTTGACGAACACTTCAGCGGCAATCAAGAACTACGGGTTTTCTGGGGTTCCTTTGGAGATACAGATATTACAAAGGATGATATCAGAAAGATGTACTACGACAGTAAAGAGCAGTACGCACGACTGCAACAACTCAAACAAAGAGTAGACCCCAACGACATCTTTCATACAACGTTGACTGTCCAACTGCCAGGGTAA